The Setaria viridis chromosome 6, Setaria_viridis_v4.0, whole genome shotgun sequence genome contains a region encoding:
- the LOC117859907 gene encoding protein LEAD-SENSITIVE 1, with amino-acid sequence MGLLSHRVERSEIKAGDHIYTWRAGYTYSHHGIYVGGSKVVHFTRKKEAGTAGLDSAIAVSSLLSQGPDECPTFPDCGFQLPDSGVVLTCLDCFLRGGALHRFEYGAPPAVFLAKLRGGTCTTACADGGPDAAVRRAMHLLQNGFGDYDVFENNCEDFALYCKTGLLPAAGGDDIGRSGQAASAVGVPLAALLSTPFKLFATGPLGMAAVTAGVYCAGRYITDIGVRKDVVKVEVENLAAHLGWRRAKAEEAVKKQQQQQQPPPPPEKKPNSRLLPLKRKREICV; translated from the exons ATGGGGCTGCTGTCTCACCGGGTGGAGCGGTCGGAGATCAAGGCCGGCGACCACATCTACACCTGGCGCGCCGGCTACACCTACTCCCACCACG GGATTTACGTTGGCGGGAGCAAGGTGGTGCACTTCACGCGGAAGAAGGAGGCCGGCACCGCCGGCCTGGACTCTGCCATCGCCGTGTCGAGCCTCCTCTCGCAGGGCCCCGACGAGTGCCCGACCTTCCCGGACTGCGGCTTCCAGCTCCCCGACAGCGGCGTCGTGCTCACCTGCCTCGACTGcttcctccgcggcggcgcgctgcaCCGGTTCGAGTACGGCGCTCCGCCCGCCGTGTTCCTCGCCAAGCTCCGCGGCGGGACCTGCACCACGGCGTGCGCCGACGGCGggcccgacgccgccgtgcgccgcgccATGCACCTCCTCCAGAACGGCTTCGGCGACTACGACGTGTTCGAGAACAACTGCGAGGACTTCGCGCTCTACTGCAAGAcgggcctcctccccgccgccggcggcgacgacatcGGCCGGAGCGGCCAGGCGGCGTCCGCCGTCGGCGTGCCGCTGGCGGCGCTCCTCTCCACCCCGTTCAAGCTGTTCGCCACCGGCCCGCTCGGCATGGCCGCGGTCACCGCCGGCGTGTACTGCGCCGGCAGGTACATCACCGACATCGGGGTGAGGAAGGACGTGGTGAAGGTGGAGGTCGAGAACCTCGCGGCGCACCTCGGCTGGCGCCGCGCCAAGGCCGAGGAGGCGGTCaagaaacagcagcagcagcagcagccaccgccgccgcctgagaAGAAGCCGAACAGCAGGCTTCTTCCTCTGAAGCGGAAACGAGAGATTTGCGTCTGA
- the LOC117860014 gene encoding nuclear speckle RNA-binding protein A, with translation MAAENYWRYADARQQQQAMVAAAAAAAGMAPAASVAAAQTVGGAAAGMNPQAAAAMAQQAAAPPLKRARPDFGDVSGGQDMTGYYPRETDRAGYHSLRENEAIGASYDRYLRNGMPSVGANDTSRAAGMAAGMAAGMGAGMAAGMGAGMAGYGVDERRMMGVVGMDSRGMGYGGRPEPPLPPDASNTLYIEGLPANCTRREVSHIFRPFVGFREVRLVNKESRHPGGDPHVLCFVDFDNPAQATIALEALQGYKFDEHDRDSAHLRLQFSRFPGPRSAGGPRGRR, from the exons ATGGCCGCCGAGAACTACTGGAGGTACGCCGAcgcgcggcagcagcagcaggcgatggtggccgccgcggcggccgcggctggGATGGCCCCCGCTGCGTCGGTCGCCGCCGCACAGACGGTcggtggcgccgcggcgggcatGAAcccgcaggccgccgccgccatggcgcagcaggccgccgcgccgccgctcaagCGCGCGCGCCCCGACTTCGGAG ATGTGTCTGGAGGACAAGACATGACAGGATATTATCCACGTGAAACTGACAGGGCAGGTTACCATTCACTTAGAGAGAATGAAGCAATCGGAGCATCTTATGATCGTTACCTGCGCAATGGG ATGCCCTCCGTCGGTGCCAATGACACTAGTAGGGCTGCTGGAATGGCTGCTGGGATGGCTGCGGGGATGGGTGCTGGGATGGCTGCTGGAATGGGTGCTGGGATGGCTGGCTATGGTGTTGATGAACGGCGTATGATGGGTGTTGTTGGTATGGACAGCAGAGGGATGGGCTACGGTGGCAGACCTgagcctcctcttcctccggaTGCATCAAACACTTTGTATATTGAGGGATTACCTGCAAACTGCACACGCCGGGAGGTTTCAC ACATATTTCGCCCATTTGTAGGTTTTCGTGAAGTGCGACTTGTCAACAAAGAGTCCAGACAT CCTGGTGGAGACCCACATGTGCTGTGTTTTGTTGATTTTGACAACCCTGCTCAAGCTACAATTGCTCTTGAAGCGTTGCAAG GTTATAAGTTTGACGAACACGATCGCGACTCAGCCCATTTGCGGCTGCAATTCTCACGCTTTCCTGGTCCGAGGTCAGCTGGCGGGCCTCGCGGTAGGCGTTAA
- the LOC117860021 gene encoding heat stress transcription factor B-2b, giving the protein MAAEQAAAAAATGGEPPPATPQPADGVAPSAAAGAAVQRSVPTPFLTKTYQLVDDPAVDDVISWNDDGSAFVVWRPAEFARDLLPKYFKHNNFSSFVRQLNTYGFRKIVPDRWEFANDCFRRGEKRLLCDIHRRKVTPAAAATGAVTVAAAAAIPIALPVGSPVYSGEEQVLSSSSSPEPPPLQPQAPSGSGSGGTAASGGGDVGEENDRLRRENARLARELGQMKKLCNNILLLMSKYAATQQLDTAAQQVEAAKAAAAAAGNCSGESSEAAATPPLLPSVLELLPSCRGAPAPAAAEPTEAAGTEHGDDDGSKAGARLFGVSIGRKRARDESCNGDDGGVEDPVSRGAAEVKAEPVDAPPDHHHHQQQEFKDHATEPPQAWPIYRPRPVYHPLRACNGSAGSAGSDHDGSNSR; this is encoded by the exons atggccgccgagcaggccgccgccgcagcagccacGGGGGGCGAGCCGCCTCCGGCCACGCCGCAGCCGGCGGATGGCGTggccccgtcggcggcggcgggggccgcggTGCAGAGGTCCGTGCCCACCCCGTTCCTCACCAAGACGTACCAGCTGGTGGACGACCCGGCGGTCGACGACGTCATCTCGTGGAACGACGACGGCTCCGCCTTCGTCGTGTGGCGCCCCGCCGAGTTCGCGCGCGACCTCCTCCCCAAGTACTTCAAGCACAACAACTTCTCCAGCTTCGTGCGGCAGCTCAACACCTAC GGGTTCAGGAAGATCGTGCCGGACCGGTGGGAGTTCGCCAACGACTGCTTCCGGCGTGGGGAGAAGCGGCTGCTCTGCGACATCCACCGCCGGAAggtgacgccggcggcggcggcgacgggggcggtcacggtggccgcggccgccgccatcccgatAGCGCTGCCCGTGGGCTCGCCGGTGTACTCCGGCGAGGAGCAGGTGCTGTCGTCGAGCTCGTCCCCGGAGCCCCCGCCGCTGCAGCCGCAGGCGCCGTCCGGGTCGGGCTCCGGCGGGACGgcggcctccggcggcggcgacgtgggcGAGGAGAacgaccgcctccgccgcgagaACGCGCGCCTCGCGCGGGAGCTCGGCCAGATGAAGAAGCTCTGCAacaacatcctcctcctcatgtCCAAGTACGCCGCCACCCAGCAGCTCGACACCGCCGCGCAGCAGGTCGAGGCCGCCAAGGCTGCAGCTGCCGCGGCAGGGAACTGCTCCGGCGAGTCGTCGgaggccgccgccacgcccccgCTGCTGCCGTCGGTCCTCGAGCTCCTCCCCTCGTGCCGCggcgcccccgcgcccgcggccgccgagccgaccgaggcggcggggacggagcacggcgacgacgacggcagcaaGGCCGGCGCGAGGCTGTTCGGCGTCTCCATCGGGCGGAAGCGGGCGCGCGACGAGAGCTgcaacggcgacgacggcggcgtggaggaCCCCGTgagccgcggcgcggcggaggtgaAGGCGGAGCCGGTGGACGCGCCgcccgaccaccaccaccaccagcagcaggagTTCAAGGATCACGCGACGGAGCCGCCGCAGGCGTGGCCCATCTACCGGCCCAGGCCCGTGTACCACCCGCTCCGAGCCTGCAACGGGTCGGCGGGCAGCGCCGGGAGCGACCACGACGGGTCCAACTCCAGGTGA
- the LOC117861547 gene encoding glutathione S-transferase T3, translating to MMTDETNQGDFHNYSNTYVDQQSQAIEEVPAAPSARPNHKRSKNFSDHEDEVLVSGWLNVSLDPVVGKDQKGAKYWSRIYEYFNEHKTCPSTRTMNSLMHRWETIQKAVNKFCGCLSRIELRRQSGTTIQDKVAEACALYKSEDEHQRAFQFMHCWNKLRTQPKWLAKIDELAVGKTSNKKQKTSSNAGPSASLPSELGEGEVQGIEDNALTRPIGKKKAKAALLQEKKKSVTTTLENMWVQKKEIDGEKELKKEERFNKAFALEQDRVANEKLLIELRSQEVQLQKRRDEERIMTMDLTTMPDEQKKYYMSLRAEIMSRLSMPSA from the exons atgatGACGGATGAAACCAATCAAGGGGATTTTCATAATTATAGCAACACATATGTTGACCAACAGTCACAGGCAATTGAAGAAGTTCCAGCAGCTCCTTCCGCGAGGCCAAACCATAAGAGATCCAAGAATTTCAGTGACCACGAAGATGAGGTTTTGGTTTCTGGGTGGCTGAATGTAAGCTTGGATCCGGTCGTAGGCAAAGATCAAAAGGGTGCCAAGTATTGGTCTCGTATATATGAGTACTTCAATGAACACAAGACGTGCCCCTCTACGCGTACCATGAATTCGCTGATGCATCGGTGGGAGACCATACAAAAAGCTGTGAACAAATTTTGTGGATGTCTATCACGAATTGAGTTAAGACGTCAGAGTGGTACTACAATACAAGATAAG GTTGCAGAGGCATGTGCTTTGTACAAGTCTGAAGACGAACATCAAAGAGCATtccagttcatgcattgctggaataagctgagaacacaaccaaaatggcttgctaaaattgatgaattggctgttggtaaaacatctaacaagaagcagaagacaagCTCAAATGCTGGCCCAAgtgcaagtttaccaagtgaatTAGGAGAAGGTGAGGTTCAAGGCATAGAAGATAATGCACTGACAAGGCCAATtggtaagaagaaggcaaaagcagcactgctacaagagaagaaaaaaagtgtgacaacaaccttagaaaatatgtgggtacagaagaaagaaattgatggggagaaggagctaaaaaaagaggagaggttcaacaaagcatttgctcttgaacaggatcgagttgcaaatgaaaaactacttATTGAGCTGAGGAGCCAGGAGGTCCAGTTGCAGAAAAGGAGGGATGAAGAGAGGATTATGACCATGGACCTTACTACCATGCCAGATGaacaaaagaaatactacatgtcCTTGCGGGCTGAGATCATGAGCCGACTATCTATGCCTAGTGCTTAA
- the LOC140223111 gene encoding exopolygalacturonase-like, translated as MASTFKAITFFFAVLALLTGGNARGKDQAASVFDVTEYGAAPSNRDNRDAFLAAWRAACGSTAGNSTLLFPKGTFAAGAVQFEGPCRNGDAPVVVIDGVLQPCAGGSGGGCRLSDDAWITFSGLNNLLVTGAGTLDGQGHHQSGKAKSKTTVNEPEQTCSLFFSRSTTLVFDGGTVQDDRPVAAIVLQTLVFDGVTNSTLRGLRLVNSRGFHVNLRRCTRVVAEGLGIHAPAASRNTDGVHVGLSSHVRILNSVIGTGDDCVSVGPGSTDVVVRGVACGPGHGLSVGSLGKDGGEQDVVRGLVIENCTVTGTTNGVRIKTWAGSPPGAASNIKFQDITMDNVSNPIIIDQRYCPHDHCSDADKPSLVQISDVTFRRIEGTSSTPLAVQLLCSEDRPCTGVRLDGINLTCGDVPCRSEFSNVRGPLAPAPAVAQAQAPSPAPAASRREEAADAASEQLGRSTWWSPFTVRG; from the exons ATGGCCAGCACCTTCAAGGCCatcaccttcttcttcgccgtccTCGCGCTGCTCACCGGCGGCAACGCACGCGGCAAGGACCAAGCGGCGAGCGTCTTCGACGTGACAGAGTACGGAGCGGCGCCGAGCAACAGGGACAACAGAGAC GCTTTCCTGGCCGCGTGGCGCGCGGCGTGCGGCTCCACCGCCGGCAACTCGACGCTCCTGTTCCCCAAGGGCaccttcgccgccggcgccgtgcagTTCGAGGGGCCGTGCAGGAACGGCGACGCGCCCGTCGTGGTGATCGACGGCGTGCTCCAGCCGtgcgcgggcggcagcggcggcggttgccGCCTCTCGGACGATGCCTGGATCACGTTCAGCGGCCTGAACAACCTCCTCGTCACCGGCGCCGGCACCCTCGACGGCCAGGGCCATCATCAGAGCGGCAAGGCCAAGTCCAAGACGACGGTAAACGAACCGGAACAGACTtgctcccttttcttttctcgaTCGACGACACTGGTTTTCGATGGCGGAACAGTCCAAGATGATCGGCCGGTGGCGGCCATTGTGCTACAGACCCTGGTTTTCGATGGCGTGACGAACTCGACGTTGAGGGGCCTGCGGCTCGTGAACAGCCGGGGCTTCCACGTGAACCTCCGCCGCTGCACCCGGGTGGTGGCGGAGGGCCTCGGCATCCACGCCCCGGCCGCCAGCCGCAACACGGACGGCGTCCACGTCGGCCTGTCGAGCCACGTCCGCATCCTCAACTCGGTGATCGGCACCGGCGACGACTGCGTGTCTGTGGGGCCCGGCTCCACCGACGTCGTCGTCCGCGGCGTCGCCTGCGGCCCCGGCCACGGGCTCAGCGTGGGGAGCCTGggcaaggacggcggcgagcaggaCGTAGTGCGCGGGCTGGTCATCGAGAACTGCACGGTGACGGGCACGACCAACGGCGTGCGCATCAAGACGTGGGCGGggtcgccgccgggcgccgcgtCCAACATCAAGTTCCAGGACATCACCATGGATAACGTCTCCAACCCCATCATCATCGACCAGCGCTACTGCCCCCACGACCACTGCTCCGACGCCGACAAG ccgTCGCTGGTGCAGATCAGCGACGTGACTTTCCGGCGGATCGAGGGGACGTCGAGCACCCCGCTGGCGGTGCAGCTGCTGTGCAGCGAGGACAGGCCGTGCACCGGGGTGCGCCTCGACGGCATCAACCTCACCTGCGGCGACGTGCCGTGCCGCTCCGAGTTCTCCAACGTGCGGGGGCCgctcgccccggccccggcggtggcgcaggcgcaggcgccgAGCCCCGCACCGGCCGCCTCGCGCCGGGAGGAAGCGGCTGACGCGGCATCCGAGCAGCTAGGCCGGTCCACTTGGTGGTCACCGTTTACCGTCAGAGGATGA
- the LOC140223102 gene encoding uncharacterized protein, whose amino-acid sequence MRRTLFVRIWNAVEQHDEYFVQKRNDAGVLGLSSLQKITAAFRMLTYGVAADATDDYIRIGESTAIESLRRFVSAVVEIFGDEYLRSPNEDDTARLLAIGESRGFPGMLGSIDCMHWRWKNCPSAWQGMYTGHVHEPTIILEAVADKDLWIWHAFFGMPGSHNDINVLHRSSLFARLAEGQAPKVNYTINNNEYTMGYYLADGIYPSWATIVKSIPEPQGSKKKYFATAQEACRKDVERAFGVLQSRFAIVRGAARFWDQDTIGQIMRACVIMHNMIVENERDEGDDLNYDGVGEKVNISHDETPELEEFIKNYRNIRDKDIHNQLQDDLIEHLWQHHPDLYK is encoded by the coding sequence ATGAGGCGTACACTGTTTGTACGCATATGGAATGCCGTAGAGCAACATGATGAATATTTCGTTCAGAAAAGAAACGATGCCGGTGTGCTTGGCCTTTCTAGTCTGCAAAAGATTACCGCTGCATTTCGGATGTTAACTTATGGAGTAGCAGCTGATGCTACAGATGATTATATCCGTATTGGTGAGAGTACTGCTATTGAGAGTCTGAGAAGGTTTGTCAGTGCTGTTGTTGAGATTTTTGGAGATGAGTACTTGAGATCACCTAATGAAGATGATACTGCTAGATTACTTGCCATTGGAGAGAGTAGAGGTTTTCCTGGTATGCTTGGGTCGattgattgtatgcattggaggTGGAAAAATTGTCCTTCGGCATGGCAAGGTATGTATACCGGGCATGTGCATGAGCCTACAATTATACTTGAAGCTGTTGCAGATAAAGATCTTTGGATTTGGCATGCTTTCTTTGGGATGCCTGGTTCCCACAACGACATCAACGTTTTGCACCGGTCTTCTTTATTCGCACGGCTAGCTGAAGGTCAAGCTCCAAAGGTGAATTATACCATTAATAATAATGAATATACAATGGgttattatcttgctgatggcataTATCCCTCGTGGGCTACAATTGTGAAGAGTATACCTGAACCACAAGGTAgcaagaagaaatattttgcaactgCCCAAGAAGCTTGTAGGAAGGACGTGGAACGAGCATTTGGGGTTTTACAGTCTCGTTTCGCTATCGTTAGGGGGGCAGCTCGATTTTGGGATCAAGATACCATCGGACAAATCATGAGGGCTTGTGTCATTATGCACAACATGATAGTTGAGAATGAGCGCGATGAGGGAGATGATTTAAATTATGATGGGGTGGGAGAAAAGGTGAATATTTCTCACGATGAAACACCTGAACTTGAGGAGTTTATTAAAAATTACAGGAATATAAGGGACAAAGATATTCACAATCAGCTTCAAGATGACCTCATTGAGCACCTGTGGCAACATCATCCAGACCTCTACAAATGA